One genomic segment of Nothobranchius furzeri strain GRZ-AD chromosome 10, NfurGRZ-RIMD1, whole genome shotgun sequence includes these proteins:
- the LOC107386587 gene encoding oligodendrocyte-myelin glycoprotein isoform X2 produces MRRPAPLKLSLNEALLEVALVLMLGLHVLAVCPSMCSCTHSHREVDCSWRGLRQLPDGLQHNIRALVLSHNQFHNLDGKLTEYTHLRRLDLSHNRLSRLPGDLPRSLWQLSAASNRILLLDKNDTAFQWNLKTLDLSNNKLQRAIFINNTLINLCKLNLSNNHFWTLPTNLPSHLETIDMSHNLLVKVLPGSLDRLPKVTHFYLHANRFSSLPFGVLDRMRSLRILTLGNNPWACHLSADIDYLLAWTQRTPARVLGCPCHTQPVCGGVHPNRTRGWHYASYSDPPLAASDPVLSPLSPESDVTPWWYLSASALLSTPPPPQKTLNSEQSVFTVTPSSSSAFTKGLHRTINHPAVTGSPHAIDHLIPGAEEASPSDSSYFSDKSLITDTSEGDGATLATNRFFTTESSSTQTKRTTTLRTRSVRRHNQSLPGSTRNSSPALTVHSLVLLLLTVPGVL; encoded by the exons ATGAGAAG GCCTGCACCGCTGAAGCTTTCCCTAAATGAGGCCCTTCTGGAAGTCGCTCTGGTGTTAATGCTGGGGCTGCACGTGCTGGCCGTGTGTCCCTCCATGTGCTCCTGCACCCACAGCCACAGAGAGGTGGACTGCTCCTGGAGGGGTTTGAGGCAGCTGCCTGATGGGCTGCAGCACAACATCCGCGCCCTCGTCCTCTCCCACAACCAATTTCACAACCTGGACGGAAAGCTCACGGAGTACACCCACCTCCGCCGGCTGGATCTGTCCCACAACCGGCTGAGCCGGCTGCCCGGAGACTTGCCGCGCTCCCTGTGGCAGCTCTCCGCCGCCTCCAACCGCATCCTGCTGCTGGACAAGAATGACACGGCCTTCCAGTGGAACCTGAAGACGCTTGACCTCTCCAACAACAAGCTGCAGAGGGCCATCTTCATCAATAACACCCTGATCAACCTGTGCAAACTGAACCTGAGCAACAACCACTTCTGGACGTTGCCCACCAACTTGCCCTCTCACTTGGAGACCATTGACATGTCCCACAACCTGCTGGTGAAAGTGCTGCCGGGTTCTCTGGACCGACTCCCTAAGGTGACCCACTTTTACCTACACGCCAACCGTTTCTCCTCACTGCCGTTTGGAGTCTTGGACAGGATGCGATCACTCCGGATTCTCACTTTAGGGAACAACCCTTGGGCCTGTCACCTTTCCGCTGACATAGACTACTTGCTCGCCTGGACTCAGCGCACCCCCGCCCGTGTCCTCGGCTGCCCCTGCCACACCCAGCCGGTCTGCGGAGGAGTCCATCCCAACAGAACCAGAGGATGGCACTATGCTTCCTACAGCGACCCCCCTCTGGCTGCCAGTGACCCGGTTCTCAGCCCCCTGTCCCCTGAATCCGATGTCACTCCATGGTGGTACTTGTCTGCTTCAGCTCTCCTCAGCACGCCTCCACCACCTCAAAAGACCCTAAATTCAGAGCAGTCCGTCTTCACAGTCACACCCAGCAGCAGCTCCGCCTTCACTAAAGGCCTCCACCGAACAATTAATCACCCGGCTGTGACCGGCAGCCCACATGCCATTGACCATCTCATCCCAGGAGCAGAGGAAGCCTCACCCTCTGACTCATCCTATTTCTCTGACAAAAGTCTCATTACTGACACATCTGAGGGTGACGGCGCGACGCTGGCCACCAATCGATTCTTCACCACAGAGAGCTCCTCCACCCAGACCAAGAGGACAACCACTCTTCGCACTAGAAGCGTGAGGAGGCACAATCAGTCACTTCCTGGCAGCACCAGGAACAGCAGCCCAGCTCTGACTGTCCACTCACTGGTGCTTCTGTTGCTCACCGTGCCTGGAGTCCTCTGA
- the LOC107386587 gene encoding oligodendrocyte-myelin glycoprotein isoform X1, giving the protein MRSRPAPLKLSLNEALLEVALVLMLGLHVLAVCPSMCSCTHSHREVDCSWRGLRQLPDGLQHNIRALVLSHNQFHNLDGKLTEYTHLRRLDLSHNRLSRLPGDLPRSLWQLSAASNRILLLDKNDTAFQWNLKTLDLSNNKLQRAIFINNTLINLCKLNLSNNHFWTLPTNLPSHLETIDMSHNLLVKVLPGSLDRLPKVTHFYLHANRFSSLPFGVLDRMRSLRILTLGNNPWACHLSADIDYLLAWTQRTPARVLGCPCHTQPVCGGVHPNRTRGWHYASYSDPPLAASDPVLSPLSPESDVTPWWYLSASALLSTPPPPQKTLNSEQSVFTVTPSSSSAFTKGLHRTINHPAVTGSPHAIDHLIPGAEEASPSDSSYFSDKSLITDTSEGDGATLATNRFFTTESSSTQTKRTTTLRTRSVRRHNQSLPGSTRNSSPALTVHSLVLLLLTVPGVL; this is encoded by the exons ATGAGAAG TAGGCCTGCACCGCTGAAGCTTTCCCTAAATGAGGCCCTTCTGGAAGTCGCTCTGGTGTTAATGCTGGGGCTGCACGTGCTGGCCGTGTGTCCCTCCATGTGCTCCTGCACCCACAGCCACAGAGAGGTGGACTGCTCCTGGAGGGGTTTGAGGCAGCTGCCTGATGGGCTGCAGCACAACATCCGCGCCCTCGTCCTCTCCCACAACCAATTTCACAACCTGGACGGAAAGCTCACGGAGTACACCCACCTCCGCCGGCTGGATCTGTCCCACAACCGGCTGAGCCGGCTGCCCGGAGACTTGCCGCGCTCCCTGTGGCAGCTCTCCGCCGCCTCCAACCGCATCCTGCTGCTGGACAAGAATGACACGGCCTTCCAGTGGAACCTGAAGACGCTTGACCTCTCCAACAACAAGCTGCAGAGGGCCATCTTCATCAATAACACCCTGATCAACCTGTGCAAACTGAACCTGAGCAACAACCACTTCTGGACGTTGCCCACCAACTTGCCCTCTCACTTGGAGACCATTGACATGTCCCACAACCTGCTGGTGAAAGTGCTGCCGGGTTCTCTGGACCGACTCCCTAAGGTGACCCACTTTTACCTACACGCCAACCGTTTCTCCTCACTGCCGTTTGGAGTCTTGGACAGGATGCGATCACTCCGGATTCTCACTTTAGGGAACAACCCTTGGGCCTGTCACCTTTCCGCTGACATAGACTACTTGCTCGCCTGGACTCAGCGCACCCCCGCCCGTGTCCTCGGCTGCCCCTGCCACACCCAGCCGGTCTGCGGAGGAGTCCATCCCAACAGAACCAGAGGATGGCACTATGCTTCCTACAGCGACCCCCCTCTGGCTGCCAGTGACCCGGTTCTCAGCCCCCTGTCCCCTGAATCCGATGTCACTCCATGGTGGTACTTGTCTGCTTCAGCTCTCCTCAGCACGCCTCCACCACCTCAAAAGACCCTAAATTCAGAGCAGTCCGTCTTCACAGTCACACCCAGCAGCAGCTCCGCCTTCACTAAAGGCCTCCACCGAACAATTAATCACCCGGCTGTGACCGGCAGCCCACATGCCATTGACCATCTCATCCCAGGAGCAGAGGAAGCCTCACCCTCTGACTCATCCTATTTCTCTGACAAAAGTCTCATTACTGACACATCTGAGGGTGACGGCGCGACGCTGGCCACCAATCGATTCTTCACCACAGAGAGCTCCTCCACCCAGACCAAGAGGACAACCACTCTTCGCACTAGAAGCGTGAGGAGGCACAATCAGTCACTTCCTGGCAGCACCAGGAACAGCAGCCCAGCTCTGACTGTCCACTCACTGGTGCTTCTGTTGCTCACCGTGCCTGGAGTCCTCTGA